Below is a genomic region from Eupeodes corollae chromosome 1, idEupCoro1.1, whole genome shotgun sequence.
acttattttattttgcaacgatatttgtcttttaaacaaaaacattcaaatcaTTCGTACAGAGATAAACAAGTACTCACAGCTAATGAGAATCTTAAGGAATCTAGTAAGATACTAAATCAATTAAATGATCTAATGATACAATTTATTGTCAGGAATTATATTTGTGCTTTATCTTAGCCTCAGTAACACCGTTTTTGATTGCCTctaatgttttttaagtgtcatattaaaaaaaaacctgtcgTCTACATTTTAACCTAGCAAAATAAATTACAAGTTTAGTATACCCCgagaaaaatgttttacttttgagTATTACTATTTTTTCAGTTATGAATTGTATGAGTACACAAATGATATGTGTAATACAGTGCACTTAAGAGATTTATTACTAAgctggggccctactatgtatgtaactcgattctacttttaattctattcgaaactcatttccaattctactttcaaatcgtactacgtatgaaagtagaatcggatgccgattttaaaaacatctgtactttcgaacgagtatcgagttgtttgacagttttaaaaacaaaaaaaaagcaaaacaaaaatgagacaTGAAATTTTTAGActagaataattattacaaaaatggacaccgttggaatttggttcaatttgcaagaaatgaagaacggtacaagcaaattgaacgcagaagaataagagataattcCAAAACTATGGAGCTTAGTGCGAAAAggtttgtacatacatatgtacatatatatacggtagaatatttgaacgcattgaattaaaaaatatacctttgttttagttttgttaagagctatcgtctttctaaagacggatttatgttcttacttaacaccatatcatccgacatgaagaaaatgctgttccgattatcataaatttatcagcagcattgaattttttgtcaacaggaggttaccaaaacctaaacggtggtgacaagaacgctggaattgcacagcaaaccatgtcaaaaatacttgccgaagttttgacttcaatcgaaagaatcatgtgcccgctgatgatgaattttgaaatgaatgaggaagaTACTCGAAATTCCAAAcgctatttttgtaaaaaatcacgAATTTCCGCTTAATTGGTGTGGTTGGTGGTactcatattcaacattttacttagactttgaaaaaaaaaaacatatttgatcTAGAGCGATTAttttctactttcgagttacgtagttcctcgtttattcgaaagttcagaAGAATAcagttggcactactagaactattgGAAAGTAGTCAAACAGATACaaagtaccaatttttcgaattcgagcaatttcattgtagaatcgagttacatagtaaggCCCCTGTTCAATAGGAAcactagaaaaataaaatcttgttGGAATCTGTGGTATAACAACGTCTTTGCCTCTAAAATTATTGAACAACATACCTCTTTTATATTCTCTCTGCAAGTTGTATGCAGTTACAACGACTTGACTTGTTTATATTTCGCAACATAGTTATTAACGATCCGATTTTTAATTGCAGATTTTGGGGCAGATTTTGGTTCTGGACAATTCTAGCAAATTTAAGAATTGACAATATCatcttgaaaaaagaattaacgTTTTCTTATAACATCAATTCGTCAATTATCTTattatgaatttgaaaattaatttctttggcATCAACGTTTTTAGCAGGCAACATAATTCAATCGATGATCACGTTCTTCAATTCAGTTAACTAGCAAAAATTGGTAAGCAATGTAATATAACCAGATGAAAAGTCAACGAGTACTTAAGTATTACCAATATCGAACAATTGTTTGGAAAGTACTCCTGTatacaattttagttttatgttgATATTTACTTTGAGCGTTTAAACGTATTATTATATTAAGTACGCCTTTAAACAAATGTTAACCGTTTATGGTTtcttgcattgtttttttttatttgattcgcAATACCTCACAAAAGTTGTTAAGTACCTATATGATGAAATGTTTGGAAAAGAtttctcattaaaaaatatcttccgTTCGCGCATTCcattcaaacttttgaaaatttgctcgTCTTTGACTTTCTTTTAATAACTAAATTGACTATTATCAAAACGCAATAGGTCCTAATCTTGAATTTAGCGTAtgagaaatctaaaaaaaaaattgaaatcagtaGTACACAGTGTATAAAACATAGCACTTTTACAACTTTTTgcttaattttgaacaaaactagtAATGGTAAGTACCGCTTATTTCAATCTCCCACCGAAACTGCGGTTTGAACAGTTTCTATGCTCGTATTCTAAAGTAATCATCGAATGTAATCCTGATCCTGGTTTTCACATTCAAGGTGGTTGACTGCGGCTAATCGAGTGTTCCGACTTTATGTAAGCTTGGAAATAACCTTTGAAGAGGTTAAGCatgtaatacattttattttaaaatgctacATGCATCTGTGGTTGAAAATTAAAACCAGTAAAAAGTTTACAGACGgttcgaaatttgtttttgaaaccatCAGAACATCACGGTATCTATCTCAAAACTTGCTGCAAGTCATTGACCATGTAATTGAGGAAATGCATTTTTCGCTCATCACGAAAATTTGCTTCTTGCAATGATAGTTGTTGAAAGTAGATACATCAGAGTACTAGGGTTACGCCGAATTTGGAAAGCACGATAGCTTATGAAGCGAAAGCCAATTCGAAATTTCAATGCTCCAAGGATAAATTTCGTTGCTACAGACTACACTTTCTCCTCCTGCCCTTTTAAGGAGGATCACGGATGAAGAAATTAAACAACTGATACACTCTGGCACACCTCTGACACACACCTCTGATTTTGATGATTTTCCTTGTTACACACAAGCAGTAGAACGGTGTGTAAAGCTCGTTTCTGAAGCTTCAAAAAAAGTGGGATGAGTGGGCGCAAGAGATGGCTTGATAAGAACCACCCTCCTGTCACGGTCCATTATGccgatatttttaacaaaatcggACTTTAAAGTGcaaactatttaataaaattatttgttttttgtttaattcttttattttcttcttattataGTTACTTGATTAAGCAAATGTGATGTGAAACAAATTGGAAAATCggtaatttttgtaatatttaactGCTTTGCGCGAAAGgttaacaatacaaatttactaaattcgctgtttttttgtttcatcatGCCTTAAacatgtattttgtattttttttttaaattaaagaaaacagcaAATTTGCaccactttttaaaagtttgaatgcAATGCGCGAacggaaaacattattttatttggaaatttttGTCTGAGTTTTACTCAGACAGgtaattaacaacttttgtgaggtattgtgaattaaaaaaaaaaaacaaaaattggtttttcagCCCATCCAATGTGCAATTAACCCAATTGATTTGCttgctttattaaaattaaattattaaaatcgcaATTGAAAATAGGATTTGCTGGTAGAAAgctgaaaatttagtttttgatgtCCTTTTCATtgccaaatcaaaataaaaataattttttttttaaaacaaatatttataacttaTAGTTTAGGGGCCAGTTAaaactatcattgaaatcaatccggactttgtttccctttgattattaaaatttaatgcttacttattaaaaaaactataaaaaaaactttgttaatgTTAATTTGGTTAAAGCTGTATATTAGGTACCTTGTTAAGTTCCAAAAATAACTTAGCTATCGACTTTTAAACACTAGGATCTACTTAAAAACTTATATACTCCCACAATTTTAAACCAATCGCCCCTCTTTtacattcaaaatcaaaaaacctcAACTAGTCAGTCTCAAAACGAACCCCCtcccccacaaaaaaaaacccttaataaataaaatacaatgtttaataattttttctcaatgtatgtatgtatttgaaaatgttttttgtttctttttttgtttactcttaaatttgttgtttttattccaTCAATGAAtttatcattaaatatttttttttgtaattaattttaaagataaaatacttttttttccacTTATTAAAATTGCTTGATTACATTTAAGTATAAGATCGtttagttatattttgttttactttttaacttaaaataataacattacaACTTTAACTCCATTAAATAGATATAAATGTGTATATTATGtgttttataaatgtatatgaatgtatgttttgttttcagtttttatttaacaatatgtTGTGCgagtctttatttctttttgtaaaaagactttttaaacatattatcaaataaataaaataaaaaaattaaaaaaatgaaataataagaaatacaaCTACAATTTTggcttgtaatttttttttaaatttagttcaataaagcaaaataaatcaaataaataatttaaaaccaatttttgtttgttttttaacttaacgcttagtaaataaaattttaaaaatatgttttttttgagtggttgtttttttaacttatctaataaatttaatttaaaaataaaatcaattaaattgttgTATTCCTACTATTGTTCTTAAAGATTTTGTTAGTTCTAGATTAATTCAGTTGATTGATTAAGGAAATAATATAaggattaattttaatttaaatgctacattttgttcgaaaaccaaaaaaattaaaataatcttaaaatgggtttaaagtGTGGTCTTGAAGAAGACgatgcaaaaaaaagaacactccGAAGTTATGAATGGAGTTCAAGACGTTctaaatttttctgtttttagttctttgttaatgaaaaagaaaaatgatctTAAACTTGGTGTTAGTGTTAtgcaaaaattaattcaatattttggtttttgttttatctcaATAATTCTGAATATCACAATTATTCGCATAACTTGAAACTTGAAACGCAAGTTAAGATGTagtattatttttgtgtgtttaaattACTGCTGTCACTCGCTCTAATAAGGATTAAACTTATTGCGTTCGGGCTTCTTGTCTTCAGAATTTGAATTATCCCCATGGGATCGGAAACGCGGCTGATAGCTTTTCGAACGATGAACACCAGTTGTTTGAACTGGTGGTCCTAGATTGGCCAAACCACCGAGCAAATCGGTGAGGCCATTGAGAGCGCTTAAGCTAGAGAGAGCATTGAGTGCGCCTGGTTTGGCGAGCAATTGAGCCAGGGGAATGGCTGAAGCTAGCGAATTCGATGTGGTATTATTGGAGTTATTGTTACTGTTGGTATTGCCATTACCGTTgctattgtttaaattattattcgaATTGTTAGTGTTATTTAAAGAATTGTTGGAAGTCGACGAAGTGGACGTGTTCGATGATAGATTATTTGCTGATGATTGGTTGCCACTTGACGCATTACCATTCGCTTCTTGGAGATTTGCCTTCTGGAGTTCAACGCTGCGGgatagaaaaaaggaaaaaggatttttgtttggtgtaaggtaacatttttttaaggtggtagatttttgttttttttttttagtgagaTAGAAAGAGAGTAGggcattttttcagtttttgtgaaTAGGAAGATATTTTTAAGGATCATATGGGTATGAAATGTTGTTATTTGTAATTCCTTGTGGTTGAAGGAATTTATCTGCGAGGAAGCAAGTTATTTGTATAGCAATGATGATGGTGCTGTGTCATTTAAGATTTCTGAAATATGAATATAtatacagtgttggccaaaacattAGCCACTAAAACTACCTCCATCTTTATATAattcaaaagttaataaatggtcattttttttctaaaatttaatacattatgtatgtacttCTAAATAGACCACAAGAGAAAATAGTTTTCATAACGGTTCATTAAATATGACATAAGTAGGACGGTAAACCGAattttttgttggtcaaaacaaaagcaaatttttattgatatctctgttattcttattattaatattttacaaaaccaaAAAGTCATCCAAACGGTTCATCGAGGTGGCTGTCcatgaaaaacaagaaaacaagaGGATTCTGCAATAacataatcaatttaaaaagacCCTTTTATACGAGTATCTTCGAGAGATATGTGAGTCCAACTCGACCTGAACGTAAGCGATCATGGACTAAAACCGTCTTATTGTTTCAACCAAAAACAAGCTGGTGAGATTAAAATATACCCCATCAACTGGACTGTTAAAAAATGGAGGAACGTACTATTTTCATACGAGTCTTAATTCATTTTCAAGGGTTTTGATGGTTTCCGTCGTTTTTGCAGACTAAAGCTACTACGGGGAGGTAACGTATTGGTGAGTTTTTCAGGGCATGGACTGGGAGCGATTCAGCAAATAGATAATACAATGGATCGTTTAATGTACGgtgaaattttgcaaaatataatgcTTCCAATCGCTGAGAATCAGTTGCCTTTGTAATTGATATTTCAGCAGGACGACGACTCAAAACACACGTCCAATACGGTTAAGATGTGGTTTCAAGAAAACCGGATGAGAAATTGTATATCGACGAATTGTTAGGACTAATTGCAGACAAAAAACGATCTGtttgatcaaattaaattgGCTTAGGAAAGTATCACAGTAAAAGCAATTTATTTGACTCCATGCCTCGAAGGTGTGCTaaagtgaataaaaaaaatcctaactagtctggaggCGGAtggcttcagagtgatagcctttTCGGACGAACTTTTCTATAGTGTCAGGAAAGCAGAATAGCACCTTAAAAGACCTCTTACAAAATGACTTatacagactaatactttgggctgatcggtgtcgactgggtgttaacccacacaaaaccgatttagtcttattttcgaggagatacaaaattccatttgtcaacttTTCCTACATTAAGCCagaacaagacttcttttatctccaaaagttccgccttgtacacactacaatgattggaaaggcggaatgagagactgtatttcagtcgtttagagtacacacctccaccaaccccttcttttgtttttgacccatctgtgtaaaaatggattgactcattcTCCAAGAATGTCCTCTCCTCCCAAAAAGATTGGGGAGTTatagaaatctgaaaatttctttcgaattgcagttgggtgttggtgtagtctgtgtgctttggaattgattcttaataactaagaattacggagtgtccaattttgttgttagtcctctgcgacgaagctttgtggtgaatagcagagcttgcagctatttgtttgctaaaaatgtgAAGAGATGTTAGGTAGAGttacagtagtttttttttactttaatttatgttgcgtttccaatttagttttttagctAAGGCAAGACCCAGGTACTTAGCCaagtctgagaattttaattggattcctttaaagaaaacgtgatatcaacatctgatatccgtatagTCAGGCTGCTTTCAAATCACTGGactctctacaaactctataacagtccataactgtcgatcatctgtAATGGTGATTAcagaacagtttaatatttagagacattccaggtaactgtaaggctaggcgcgcacatgcaacttttagtttcgaaactgcTTGGTTTCTAAACTGAGCACTATAGATTTATATGAGagtccgcgcacatgcagaaaccattctgccgcccattcgagcaacttttaCTTTGTGTTTTGCCACAAACTAGACGATCACCTCGaaccaattccttagtttgtgtcaTAAGGAATTATAGAGTTACTGCTTGGATATACAACGAAatcgttaaataatttttttgttagtgcAAGAGAGAAGAAAAATAAGTCAAGCTGAATAAATGAGACTAGGcattggtttatttcgttgattaaTTTCCGAGTTGCTTATGTGATCAATGTTTGAGCAACAAACGATCGaaatatttggtttcaaaaacgTTGCATGTGCGATCCTAGcctaaggcagatgaactcaccaggaacggtccagtgcagcccatcctaccacgtttggcacttACTGGCATAACAATCGCtatttgtaaactgttgctaatgcaagacgctgtgaggagggcatgcaccaggtggaacaacatcaccacttgtcaagtcacaaaaaacatagGTGTCaaaacaggacactgcctaataggaaagcacggcacgcggctaggcgtattctcaaatgacttttgcagaagctgtatggacgaggaagagtaggaaacagttcttcatcttctctgtacataccctggtctggctcgaaaacgcaagaattacctaggagaattcttctttaacgatctaaatctcTCACGTATCGTAAGGggctcaaactggttccattgagcttaggaggaagtctcaagattcatgtggtatcacaataggccattaaactggcctaagtgtgtccgtttcaaTCTTGGGCAGCCACTTtattttaacctaacctaacctgctGCCAAATACTACCTATATTTAGTAagtgtaaaaaaacaaaatgtattttttaaaagttgcttttgtttaatattgaaCTAATTGTCCAACTGTCCTATATTTaatgaagtatttttaaaacaattttattttattttctattagaaattgtaaatatttatttaacttttgaaaacaaaaatatccaatAATTTAAtcctaaatttgatttttagttatttaataaTCTAAGcaattatagttattttttttttggccaacactgtatctttgttttttttttttacagccaAAACGTATTTGATGACGAACTTGTAGAAgtcagtttcttttttaattgttcttttatttaggAGACTACTTTGTTTATGTCCTTACACTTTGACAGTGATTCTAGCAAACTGAAAATTTACCAATAATTCGAAAGGACTCGAAACGTCAAGATGATTTGATATTTGGATGGAATCAATCAAAGTTAATTTGAAATCTTCGAATtaccaaaaaagaaattcataatttatgtatatccttctttaaggaaaaaaaaacaccatcgtCAGTGCTATAAGTTTCACTTTAAAAAGGacttattaagaaaaaacttaaaacaaaaataagcaactttagttttaattatgttttcgaTGAAATAGGATTTTTGAGTGGAAGGACTGATAAGGATATTTCACTAAAAGGGTACCGGTAACAACCTTAATAAACAGCAATGAGAAATGTATGTTCACCGCTTATGGTTCacgttatttgttatttattttttatcaatatgGTTAAAAGTAAATACACGAGTATATTGTGCTCAAGATGcgcgttttgttttcttttgttttgttttcctcCTTGCCACTGTGAAAGATTCATCTTATtcgaaaacatttcaaaattaaatttaaatagatacaaatataaaataccgTCATTTTATATGATGTgaaagtatattttaaattaaatgaaaaaaatacaaaacaaaaaactaataacaataattagAAATGTGTTGTAcatgaatttttgttgttggggTGTGTTTAAAAGAACAACACTTAAAAAGAGGAGGCGATAGAGAAACTGAGAAACTATTTTTGTAcagattttatttcatttaaaaaaataatcattattttattaatattatttacactattaaatttgtatacaatcgaaattaaaggaataaaatataattgaattatttaatttaaatattttgtactcaCCTCATATTGATTAAGTACTGAGCCAATGCTACCGAATCGGGATTTCCACTAATTGTTATTGTTCGATCGGTATTGCCGCCTTCACGTTCCTCACAATTCGAGATGCGAATCATAGCGCCAGAAATTTGTCGAATTTCAGCAATTTTAGTACCACCCTTACCGATAATGCAACCAATTAAATCATTTGATACTGTCATTTCATGTTGTTGCTGTTGGGTTCGGTTGGTGTTACTTGTACGTAATTGTGAACCAGCTAGGGCAGCCAGTGCcgctaaaattttaaattaatgaatcaaataataaaatataatttgtaaaaaaaaaaacagaaacatacCTGTTGGATTGAGTCCACCGGTATTGGTTGGTGCCATACCCGCAAGACCTAATGCCGCTAAGCCAGCTAGAGGATTCTTTGCCACCTGGAAGATGTTTGAACATTTTGTATGGTTCTATTAGATTTGAAATGACCCACAAAACAaggttttaaacttttaacttttttatatatacga
It encodes:
- the LOC129942163 gene encoding poly(rC)-binding protein 3 isoform X2, whose amino-acid sequence is MEDNNTNTPIRDDPSVTLTIRLIMQGKEVGSIIGKKGEIVNRFREESGAKINISDGSCPERIVTVSGTTSAIYSAFTLITKKFEEWCSQFNDVGASGGKTQIPIRLIVPASQCGSLIGKGGSKIKEIRNSTGCSIQVASEMLPNSTERAVTLSGSADQITQCIYQICLVMLESPPKGATIPYRPKPQVSGPVILANGQAYTIQGNYAVPAQEVAKNPLAGLAALGLAGMAPTNTGGLNPTAALAALAGSQLRTSNTNRTQQQQHEMTVSNDLIGCIIGKGGTKIAEIRQISGAMIRISNCEEREGGNTDRTITISGNPDSVALAQYLINMSVELQKANLQEANGNASSGNQSSANNLSSNTSTSSTSNNSLNNTNNSNNNLNNSNGNGNTNSNNNSNNTTSNSLASAIPLAQLLAKPGALNALSSLSALNGLTDLLGGLANLGPPVQTTGVHRSKSYQPRFRSHGDNSNSEDKKPERNKFNPY
- the LOC129942163 gene encoding poly(rC)-binding protein 3 isoform X1, giving the protein MEDNNTNTPIRDDPSVTLTIRLIMQGKEVGSIIGKKGEIVNRFREESGAKINISDGSCPERIVTVSGTTSAIYSAFTLITKKFEEWCSQFNDVGASGGKTQIPIRLIVPASQCGSLIGKGGSKIKEIRNSTGCSIQVASEMLPNSTERAVTLSGSADQITQCIYQICLVMLESPPKGATIPYRPKPQVSGPVILANGQAYTIQGNYAVPAQETCPMFPLALAGGLHAGLSGLTDPLLKGAHLAGAIPAAHHLQQLPDVAKNPLAGLAALGLAGMAPTNTGGLNPTAALAALAGSQLRTSNTNRTQQQQHEMTVSNDLIGCIIGKGGTKIAEIRQISGAMIRISNCEEREGGNTDRTITISGNPDSVALAQYLINMSVELQKANLQEANGNASSGNQSSANNLSSNTSTSSTSNNSLNNTNNSNNNLNNSNGNGNTNSNNNSNNTTSNSLASAIPLAQLLAKPGALNALSSLSALNGLTDLLGGLANLGPPVQTTGVHRSKSYQPRFRSHGDNSNSEDKKPERNKFNPY